The Candidatus Thermoplasmatota archaeon genome segment AGAATGAATCATTGCGGTTTGATTACTGTTATTTCGTAATATGGCAAAGACGTTGTCCTCAACATCAATATTCCAGTATGCATTAGTGACAAAACTTTTAATCTCACTGAAATCCCCGCAAAAAAATCGAAATAGATCTAACATATGGATGCCTTGATCAAGAAGTATTCCTCCTCCAGCAATGCCCCGATCGCTCCGCCAATTCTTTTCGAAATCGATACCTCCTGATTTTCCATAGATCCCTCGAAGCCAGAGAATTGAACCAAGACGACCACTATCGATAATTGCCTTTGCTTCACGGACGCCATCGTGGTATCGATGATTAAAACCAAATTTCACTTTTACATCTTTATGTTTTTGTTCTGCTTTAATAATCTTTTTGATATCACCAACAGTACGACCCGGTGGTTTTTCACAAAAAACATGAATGTTTTTTTTTAATGCAGCAACTGCAATATCTGAAGAATATCGATTTGGAGTACAGATGAAGACAGCATCAAGATTTTCTTTAAGTAAGGTTTTATAGTCAGTATAAAAAGAATATTTCGATGAAATATTTTTCGGCTTTATAACATCACATATGCCGATAAGAGATAAATTCGTATGATTTTCTATAATCCTCTGTCGTATTCGTCCAACTTTACCGTATCCAATGATGCCAACCTTTAGTGTATCCATAATCCCCTCGAAAATATTTCTTTTTTGATGAAAAACTTATTATCAAGTATTATACGTCTCTTCAAGATAGTATGAATGTTGATATACTTTGATTTATCAGGGTATCCACGATAATTTTTGAGCATACAAAAAGGCAAAATGCATCTTCGTGGTATAAATTCTACGGTTTAGGTTTATTATGGATTCTTCTTTTAAAAAATTATACAGGAACTTTTTTAGTTGGAAAAATTCTCAAAAAATGAAAAAAATAAGATGATGTGCAGATTTTCTGCACAGAGTGCTTTTTTTACCGGACTCACTGTAGATCCATGACTTTGCTGTTGTATGCCGCAGGAGTTACAAAGGAGATAATACCCGGAGATCCGAGTTCAGGAACAACAGCACCCCAGATCGCTTTTCGCTCCCGGAGACCTTGTGAACCACTCTCATTAAAGCAATGGTAG includes the following:
- a CDS encoding Gfo/Idh/MocA family oxidoreductase, which produces MDTLKVGIIGYGKVGRIRQRIIENHTNLSLIGICDVIKPKNISSKYSFYTDYKTLLKENLDAVFICTPNRYSSDIAVAALKKNIHVFCEKPPGRTVGDIKKIIKAEQKHKDVKVKFGFNHRYHDGVREAKAIIDSGRLGSILWLRGIYGKSGGIDFEKNWRSDRGIAGGGILLDQGIHMLDLFRFFCGDFSEIKSFVTNAYWNIDVEDNVFAILRNNSNQTAMIHSSSTQWKHMFKLDIFLRDGYVIINGILSSTHSYGQESLIIARRQFENEAFALGNPREEIIYFSEDNSWKLEIDEFVDCILNNKPIRHGTSTDALKAMELVYKIYNADTQWRKKMKKQSS